CGAGTTGGGCGATCTCGTACTGCGACCAATTCGCTGCATCGAGTGGATCGCCGCCCTCGAAGTCTTGGAACCGGACGCCGTAATTGCCCGTATCACTGCTTGGCGACCCTTGGACCGTGTAGACGAGTTCTGGATCGCCATCGCCGTCGATATCGAAGAACCGGACTGTCTGTGTGTACTCGGCGGTATCGTCGAGCATGACAGTCGACCACGAGCCTGTCGGGTCGTCGGAATCCGGAACAGCGAGGTGCAGCTCGCCGACTTTCTGGTCGCAGATGCCAATCTCGTAGTTCCCGTCGCCGTCGATATCGCCGACGCCGGTGCCTTCGACTTCGTCAAATCCAGTGCCGACGGTGTGCTGGGTCCATGTATCGGGGTCGCCGCCTTGCTCGTACCACCAGACGTCGCCGCCGGTGCCGTTGCCGACGATCATGTCCTGTGTCCCGCTTGCGGTCATGTCGATGAGCGAGAAGCCGTCTGGATCGGAGAGGCCGGAGTCGACCGTGTGCTTGGTCAGACTCCACGACGTCAGTTTCCCGAATCACCCGGCATGCCGTAATCAGCAGCCAGACGGAAATCGTCGTACACACCATCGGCGCGCTTTTTGTACCCGAAGTTCGTCCCGGTGTATGTACTGTCCGTCGCGGAGAGTGTGAGCACAGAATCGTCAGACAGATCAGTGATATCGACTTCAATATCAGTGCTGTTCGAGTAGATATCTACCAGATACCACTGCCCGCTCGTCGGTGACCCGCCAGTGTCCAGATCGGTGAAGGAACTACCATCCGTTTTGACTAGTCTGAACGAGCCGGTATTGACGTTAATTGTGAGTCCATAACCGGTGTAATCGCTGTTCCACGTCGTTCCAGATTCGCCGAAGAACAAGATACCAGGCGCTGCCCCGCTCGAGGGGGCATAGACATACCCTTGTATCCAGTCACCGCGCGAGGGGTAGTTTTGAAGGCCGTCGCCACTGGTTGAGACGATACTCGTATTGTTGGTCGTCCCGTCGGCTTTGAGGCTGTTGTCCCCCTGATAAACTGGTGTTGTCGAGTCGATTCCAAATTCGCCAGTTGAGCCGCTGTATCGGTCAGATACCGAGCCACTCCATTCGAACTGGTCGATAACGGAAGTCGGTTCTGTGGCAACCTCCGCTAATCGGATAATTCCGTTATCGTTGACGAGATTACTTCCAAGTGTGACGGTCGACCAGTCGGAGATGTCGATCGTTTCGTTCGTCGGACTCGAGCGATTCGTCTCAAGGGTGCCGCTTGTTTCGTAACTCATGGTATCACTCTCGTAGTTCGTCGATGTTGTCCGCGCCGTACCACCCGATCTGCTGACCCAAATTTAGCCAGATGTCGGTCAGCGAGAACACGCCGTCGTTGTCCCGCCAATCGCTCGCGGTCGCGAGCTGCCACGGGTTCTCAACGGCTGTCGTATCCGGCCCGAAGTTATTCGACTGCCACGTTTCCCGAACTTCGCCCCACGATTTCAACTCAGCAAAGTGGCCGGTCGCGTCGGGTGTATGTCGGTAGTGGTTCCACCCCGAAACGACCGTAAACGTCGCGTGAGTCGGCGTGTCCGTGCGGCGTTGCTCGAGGTCGTCCTCGCTTGGTTGGATCTCTGCGGCTTCGAGGTTGTAGCCGCTGTAGACGATGCGCTCGAGTTCGTCGGTCTCGCTGTTGACGAACACGTAGATCGGGTCGTGGTCGCCGATCGCACTCCCGAGTGCGTTATCGCCAACCGGCAGTGATTCGCCGCTGCTGACCTTACTCCAATAACAGAGGACGTCAGTGTCTTGGTCCTCGGACGTGGCGACGTAGCCATAGAGGCCGTCGAACGCCTGTCGCGTCGCGTCGTCCATCTTGAGCAGCGGTTGGAACTGCCGAAGCCGGTACTCGTCCCAGACGATTTTGGCGTCGTCTGGTTTTGCTGACCACTCTTTTTTCGTCGTGTAATTGACGAACTCGAAGTCCTCTGGGTCCGGCGGCGGGACTTCGAATACCAGCGGTGTCTCGAGTTCCGGCGTCGAGTCGCCGTCGGCGGAAAAATCCAGCGTGAACTCATAATAATAGTCACCTGTACCCTCGAGACCATCGTAGACTAGCGTCCCGCTGTTGTCAGCGGTGACGGTCTGGCTGTTGATCGGCGTCGACGAATCCGAAGTATCGTACTCGTCGACCATCGCATCGATCGACGTCCCCGACGGGATCGTGCCGTTGATCGTGAGTTCCGGTTCGCCTGAATCCGTGGCGGCAACCCGTTGGGTGACTGCGATCCCACCGACTGCCGCCGCGCCGGCAGCGCCGATACCGAGTAATGCCTCTCGTCGTGTGAGTGAGTGTCCTGTCATGCTGTCACCGAAATTAGCTGTCTTGATACCGCAGGTTGCCCCGCTCGTCCGCCGCCGTGGTCAACGGAACGTAGATGTTCCTCGCGAACCACGCGTCGTTCGTGTCCGCACGCCACCAGTGCTGGCGGCCGTCGGCCGGGTAGAACGCGAACGGATCGACGACCGCCACGTCGCTGGTCTTCGCGTAGCGGCCGTAGCTGAACCACGGGTCACGCTTGTCGAGCCAACTACCGAACTCCGCGTAGCCCTGGACGTAGCCGCCGTCTTCGCCGTCCGGCGCCTCTACGAAGTGATTGTGCGGACGCATCTGCTCGAGCACGACATGCGTCCGCCGATCGGCGACGCGGTCCTCGATAAGATGCCCCCACTCGCCGTCGATCTCCGCGGCCATGTGGTGGCCGCCCGAATGGACGACCTTTTCTACAGACCCATCTGGAGCCTCGAAAACTATGACGGGCTCGTGATCGAGGTGGTGCTCCTCTGGACCCGCGTCGATGCCGAAGTACGAAAAGATCGATCGCTGCGTGTTCGACCGGACCCAGTAGTAGTGGGCCGTCACGTCGTGGTTCTCGCTGTCGGCCGACCAGCCGTACATCCCCGTCATGTCCTCGCGGGCCTGCTGGTTCTGCGTGACGAGTCGCGGCTGGTAGTTCTCGAGCTCCGTGAGGTCGTCGCGCGGATCGACGATGTGGTCGGGGAACTGTGGGACCGAACCGTCGTACTCGAGGTGGTTCGACTCGGATTCGTCGCTCGAGTCAAACGGGCCGAAAAACGCGGGTGCGGCAGTCCCCGCTCGGAGGACGTCACGGCGGGTCAGTTCGTCGGGTAGCATGGTTACGAAAAGAGGCCACCAAGGGTGCGGCCACGAACCTCCGCGTAGCCGCGGTTGAACTCGTCGCGGGCGATTGCCGCCTCGTTGCGAACGTCTTCTTGGCTGTCCTCATACTCGTGGCCGTTGACGGCCGCCTCAACGTCGAGCAGGCCGTACTCGGTCTCGGTAACGCCTGCGTTCGGGATCGGGTACGCACAGGCGGTCAGCCGGTCCCAAATCTCCTCGTTGTCATAGCCTTCCGCGGCCAGTACGAGCGCCCCGCCAGCGACCATCGGCGCGGCCATCGAGGTCCCCGATTTGACGCCAAACGGTTCGACGCGGACGTTCATGCCCGGCGCTGCCAGTTTCGGCGTCGCATCTCGGGACTCCCCATCCGAGAGGTCGAAGTTGCCCGGGTGCGGGCCGACGTTCCCGAAGTAGGCGATCTTGGCGTCGTCGCGATCGCCGCTTTCGGGGACGTTCGTCGCGTTGACGCCGAACGCATTATCGTCGCTGGCCGGGGAAGCGACGAACGTCGTCGCGTAGCGGTCGTTGCCGACCGCCACGACCGGGAAGACGCCCGCGTTCCACGCCTCCTCGAGCGCGTCTGCGAGCGATTGGGACCACTGCGGACTCCCGAGTGAAAGGCAGACGACGTCAGCGCTTTCGGCGACGGCCAGTTCGATACCGGCCGCGATATCCTTGACCTCGCCGCTGCCGCCGTCACCGAGGGACTTCGCGACCAGGATATCGGCCGATTGTCCGAAGCCGTTCGACCCGGCGATACAGCCTGTGACCCACGAGCCATGGCCGTCACCGTCTGCGACGGCTGACGGGCCGTCCGCGCCGACCGTCGGGTCGCCGTCTTTCGCGTAGCCCGTCGACGGATCGAGAAACCGGAGTGTTCCGCTCGAGTCCTCGAAGACCGACTCGTCGTTCGCCCCAGTGTCGATCGACTCGGCGATCGTCCCTGAGGTGTCGATCCCCGAGAGAAACGTATCACTCGCGCGCACGAGGTCGCGCGCTTCGGTCAGCGTCGCCTCTGGCGCGTCGCCGTCGAACGCAAGCCCATCGAGGTTCGGGCTGCTGGTTCCGCTGATTGCCATGCTCGCTGACTCGCGGAGGTTGAGGTCGTGGGACACCTCCGAGGATGTCGCGAATTCGTTGACCGTCTCCGGCCGCGAGAGCACGGCGTTCGCGTCGGCGTACTCGACGTAATCGAGCTTATCAAAGCCACCCGACCAGTACTTGAGACCGAACCGCGATTGGCGGCCGACCGCGTCCCATGGGACCGAGACAGCCAGCATACCGACCGACTCAAGGTCTCGGAGAATCCGACCGTCGTTGGACGTGACGTATTCGCGGATCGACTTGCGCTGTTGGCTCTCCTCACCGTCCTCCGCAGGTTCGTAGGGGATCAGGAACGACGGGTTGTCGTCGCCGTAGGTTTTGATCCCCGCGTTGCGTGCGGCTGCGAACGCCGTCAACGTCTCGCTCGAGCCGATTGGACCGGACAGTGGTCCGATGAAGGCCGGCGACGTGATTGCGACTGCCGTTGCTCCCGACTTGCGTAGAAGGTCTCTCCTATACATTGATCTCACCTCAAGCAGCGCCGCGGCGGCGACGTGCGATAACAACAGTCCCGAGCACGCCGCCCACTGTCACGCCGCCCGCGGGCGCGGCCATCCCGAGCCCGAAGGGCAGCGACGGGCGTGGAATCGTCGACGCGACACCGTGGCGGGCGCTGTCCCACATGCCGGCGAAGCCGTCGCGAGCGTCGATCGTGATCTGTGCCGAGCCGTCGCCGGTCGTGTAGGTCCGGATCACGACCTTGTCGCTGTCCTCGCCGCCACGCTCCATCACTTCGCCGTAGCGGGTGCCGCCATCCCATCCGAGGGGCTGGCCGATCCACGACGGCTCACCGCGCCAGACTCGTGCATCAGTCGACAGCGAGTCGAGGTGAATCACGGTCTCGATGTTGCTCGAGACGGTCGCCTCGTCGGCGCCCTCAAGCACGCGCACGTCGAGGTTCGTCTCGGGCGAGTCCATCGCTGCCTGTGGCTTGACGTGGACGCTTCCGGGGATCTCGCCGCCCGGCACGACTGCGTCAACATCGAGGCTGTTGGCGTCGGTCCGCTGGATGCGGCCGTCCTCAAGTCCCTCGCCGACGACCGCGAAGATTTGATCGCCGGTTGCGGTTTCGGCGCGGATCGTTGGCGGATCGGACCGTCCCTGATCGAGCGCGCGCAGCGAGAACGAATGCACGAACTGGCCGCCCGTCGAATCGGTCACGGTCGCGCGAACGAAGTGCTTGCCTTCGCCGTCGGTCTTGAAACTCGCCTCGTCGCTCGAGACGTCCGTCGCGACCTGCTGGCCGTCCGGGCCGATGACCTCAACCGATTCGACGCCGCCGAAGTTCGACTCGTCTGACGGCCGGAAC
This Halopiger xanaduensis SH-6 DNA region includes the following protein-coding sequences:
- a CDS encoding S8 family peptidase gives rise to the protein MYRRDLLRKSGATAVAITSPAFIGPLSGPIGSSETLTAFAAARNAGIKTYGDDNPSFLIPYEPAEDGEESQQRKSIREYVTSNDGRILRDLESVGMLAVSVPWDAVGRQSRFGLKYWSGGFDKLDYVEYADANAVLSRPETVNEFATSSEVSHDLNLRESASMAISGTSSPNLDGLAFDGDAPEATLTEARDLVRASDTFLSGIDTSGTIAESIDTGANDESVFEDSSGTLRFLDPSTGYAKDGDPTVGADGPSAVADGDGHGSWVTGCIAGSNGFGQSADILVAKSLGDGGSGEVKDIAAGIELAVAESADVVCLSLGSPQWSQSLADALEEAWNAGVFPVVAVGNDRYATTFVASPASDDNAFGVNATNVPESGDRDDAKIAYFGNVGPHPGNFDLSDGESRDATPKLAAPGMNVRVEPFGVKSGTSMAAPMVAGGALVLAAEGYDNEEIWDRLTACAYPIPNAGVTETEYGLLDVEAAVNGHEYEDSQEDVRNEAAIARDEFNRGYAEVRGRTLGGLFS